In Silene latifolia isolate original U9 population unplaced genomic scaffold, ASM4854445v1 scaffold_468, whole genome shotgun sequence, the genomic stretch CACTAAATTTCAAACATCTGATGGCAGTAATCATACATTTCGTTATTTCTAGCATGGTCATGTAGTCGGCATGCTTTATTATGCTTTGTATAAATGTACAAGACTCCACTGTTTCACTCTTATGCCCTACCCCCCCTCTTTGATTAGGGATCATTATCCAGAAAATTGTTCGAATCCCTTGATGTTTTGTCATGGAGATATATTAATGTGGAGATGTTGAAACAAGTGATTTTGGATGTTTTCTATTTTTAGTGAGGTGACATGGGGATGTTTCAATAAGATTCTAATTTTAGACTATTATTTTGGTAGTTAaactagcaaaaaaaaaaaaaatgaattgtgGCTAATCTAAGttaattgaaccaaaatattttcctTGGTTGAAAGAGGGTGGGGGTAGTGGATAATAAGTTTGGAATCCGAGAGTTAGATCTAGGGGAGTTTGCAGGGTGGCATGCAGTAAGACGGCATTGCATGCTGGTGATTAGGTCATGTATGTGGTGGTGTGGGGGCACATTTTAGAACTTGATTTCTGGGGCTTTCTGGTTATGCTTGCCCTTTGTTTCAGTGATGTGCTTGTTGTTGAGTCAATGTTTATTCTACCTCAGTGTAGTGTAATGCGACTACGAATTTAGTGACAATGAGGCGTGTTTATGTTTCAGGCCACTCGTGGAAATTATGCTGTTAGATTCGGGATCAGTAAGGTCCCCAAACCTGTGGCCTTGGCATTTGTTACAAGAACATTGGCAAGGTATCAGAAATATATAGATTCAGGAAAAAGTTGTTTTAGTGAGCCCGGACTCCGAGATGTACTTCTGGCTGTACCCAGCAATAATGTAGGAGCTGCTACCAGTATCCAATCTAGACAAAGATTGGGAGATAGAGCTTCAGGTGAGCATTTAGATAAATATCTGCCATTATTTCCAATAGAGCTTGCTAGATAAATATCTGCATCTTCCTTTGTGGAGTTAGCTTGCTCATGTATCTCCTCCTTTTTCTACGTCGGTTATTTTTTCAAACAATGACCTTTTACTAAGCATGgctttctctttttcatttgttAGGAGGTTACCTTCTTGCTACTGAGCAGATCGATATCCGAAACGAAAGATCCGAAAGGAGTCCGTTTGATGGTTTCGAACTTTCCCAGTCCGACCATGCTTTTGCTAAGAATGGACCTATAGTGAATAGAGGCAAGAAGAAGGAAGTACTACTTGATGATGTTGGTAACAATGCGTCTCTAAGACCCTCATCATCTCTAGGGTCAACACCTTCGGGTGGAGCAAAAGGCAAGAGAAGTGAACGAGATTCAAGTGCCAAGGCCGGCCGACCATCACTGTCTAACTCAAAGGgtgaaagaaaaacaaaatcaaaaccaaggcaAAAAGCTGCCCAATTGCCGACCCATCCCCCCATGCAACATTCACCTAGCGTTTCTACCGATTTGGTACCTAACCCTAGCAATCGTAGACGAGATGGTCTAAAATCTCCGGGAAATATTCTAGATTCatcaaaagaaaataatgacgcgTTGGACCTCAGCAGCTTACCGTTGAGCGAGCTAGACTCGATCGAAGACCTACATGTGGTCAATGAGTTTGATGGCCATCAAGATTTGAATAGTTGGTTAAACTTCGACGATGTTGATGTCCAAGAGGATGATGGCTTTGGAGGTTTACAAATACCAATGGACGACCTCTCCGATCTAAACATGCTTCTATGAGGATAATAGATTGTACAAATTTAGTAAGTTGATGATGATAGTTTTAACTGCTGGAAGTAAAACCAGCTGTATAATTTATCCCTCAGGAATCGGAATCGGTGACTTGTAAATTACGCCCATTCTTTTTTGTATACTTAGTCTTAGATATCTTGAAAAATTGTTAATGTGATTTGACAGTTCCCTCCTGTAAAAAATCACAATTTCGATTTAATAGTAATCATTTTATAACATTTTCGTCtcccttttcttcttatttcgtaGCTATTTGTTAACATTACTTGGCGAGACACCGCCTCATACAAAAGTTTGTAATTCGTTAATCCTATATTTGATATTTTGGGGCAGTGTCTTACAAAACAGAGATTGTAAAAGAAAATTCAGAAACCAAATACTGCTGGcaccaaacaaacaaacaaagccgCCATAATCGTCTGCCTTTCTTATTTCGAAGCTCTTCATCGACACTAGTTGGTGAGAGTCCGCCTAATACATCGTCTTACGAAACTAAGATCGGAAAAGAACATCGGCATCAAACAAACTAAGCTTGAAAAAGCAAATTTAGATAATCAGTCATTAAATCTCTTCCCAAACAAAAGCCTACATAATCACCAAAAGTTTGCAAAAAACAACTAAAGTACTATAAGGAAATTACACCCAACAACAAAATGATTGTGAGTTCATACCACAGAAATTCTCAAAAGAATCTTTGCGGCTTGAAGTATGATACTTGCCTGTGTCGAGTGAATAGAAGACCATCTCATTACCGATACGCTTTGGTAGATAAATTTTGTTCCTCATGTTGTGATCTTTTGTCGGGACGGAAAGCGACGATGCTGCACTGACAAATAAAGTGTAATCCCCTAGAGATTTCAGTTCAACCCAAAGCTTCTGGTTTATATCAAAGTTGTATACTTGAATACCGAATCCAAAAGCTTGAATAAAAACACAGACGAGTTGTCCATCAAGCTCAGCTATGTAGCATTCATTTAGTTTGGAAGCGTCGTCGTTTTGAAGTGGACCCTTGTGAGTCTCCAAATCCCATTCTCCATCGTTTAGTTTTAAAATTCCGAGATTACCATTCTCACCTAGAAAATAAAACGCACCATCGTGATACTTGGGGCTAGATTTAATGTCACTCTTAAAATCAACAGCATCGTCATCAAATTCAATATGTTCCCAATCTTCCCAGCAGCTGTCATGTCCGGCTTGAAAAAGGCCGATTGTTATATAATAAGAAGGGACCCTACTAATTCCAAAGGTTAGACAGTCAGGAGAGGTAGGACATGTCGAAAACGCAAAACTTGAAAGATCGTAAGGAAGGCAGGGAATTGGGTATTTGCCTTTCTCCCCTGTAAATATATTCATGTATTGTAAATAGAATTCCTCATCATCCTCATGGGAACGCATGCGCAACATCAACCAATCATCTTTGCAAAACTCGATTGTGGATACGATTGACGTTGAATAAGGCAATTTCTTGGTAATACAACTATTATTTTGATAGCAGGGATCCCATAGTTCACAAATACCTTGAGTATTGCTAAGGAACATGAATAACGGAAATGGACTATTGGCTTTCCATTGCGGCTTAGGGATTTCAGAGCGCATCATCTTGCAAGTGGCACGATAATTCATGCAATCAAACCAATGCATACGATCTGCTATTAATATCATCATATCCGAAGGAAGTTGCAAGAGTAATGATGCTGGCATTTCTACGCTCGTCTCTTCTCTCAATTCAACAATAGCCTCCTCTGCTTCT encodes the following:
- the LOC141639608 gene encoding uncharacterized protein LOC141639608 gives rise to the protein MFQATRGNYAVRFGISKVPKPVALAFVTRTLARYQKYIDSGKSCFSEPGLRDVLLAVPSNNVGAATSIQSRQRLGDRASGGYLLATEQIDIRNERSERSPFDGFELSQSDHAFAKNGPIVNRGKKKEVLLDDVGNNASLRPSSSLGSTPSGGAKGKRSERDSSAKAGRPSLSNSKGERKTKSKPRQKAAQLPTHPPMQHSPSVSTDLVPNPSNRRRDGLKSPGNILDSSKENNDALDLSSLPLSELDSIEDLHVVNEFDGHQDLNSWLNFDDVDVQEDDGFGGLQIPMDDLSDLNMLL